In Lycorma delicatula isolate Av1 chromosome 10, ASM4794821v1, whole genome shotgun sequence, a genomic segment contains:
- the LOC142331633 gene encoding zinc finger MYM-type protein 1-like gives MDNGRSGNESDCIIDSLCKKSFNSRSFTEKMDIVRKGRPIPDLKNLKHKTSGGYERHFNLQWYDDNPWLCGSLKLSKLFCWPCILFADEKNSWNRDGVCNMDAFRTVRSRHENSKNHIAATCSLIRFSCTKIDRTLNDACKRSIEAHNELIRKNRYVMERLISATCFIALQELPFRRQDESTGSDNKGNCVELLHWIAETDPQLHHYLQTWTGFSGILNDMENDIVHCISSFMLEKIKNEVANVSFVSVIIDENTDVSEKSQLSTVLRYVSLDGDIHERFLGFIDITEDKTTDRLSHVFFQCMDEFECGKKLVSVTYDGSPILSEDNGLHNQIKLRFDCTLFVHYYGYRLNLVLEKSLSNLKDCKIFFLTVNGFSGFFSKSTKRSQVLDREVKRHILDTCGNCNSGMIEIISRCRDDLIKLLQSMMNSVEDWDGETRISARAYYLTLLDPDFVFFIEIFIIIFPKVDLLFGTIKRKLSDVWYCRKNITKFISELVEFRDKFEEIWFKVEKQDEPPVKIVKIDQDEDRKDSRRRLFYEIIDILIVQITNLFSDIEELQFFSLLDGDKFSDYDKNFPEQPFQVLTKRL, from the exons ATGGATAACGGCCGTTCTGGAAACGAATCTGACTGCATAATTGACAGTCTGTGTAAAAAATCGTTCAATTCACGGTCATTTACAGAGAAAATGGATATTGTGCGTAAAGGTAGGCCGattccagatttaaaaaatctgaaacatAAAACTTCAGGCGGATATGAACGGCATTTTAACCTTCAGTGGTACGATGATAATCCTTGGTTGTGCGGTTCGTTAaaactttcaaaacttttttgttggCCGTGTATTCTTTTTGCCGATGAAAAAAATTCGTGGAATCGTGACGGTGTTTGTAACATGGATGCCTTTAGAACAGTACGATCAAGGCATGAAAATTCGAAAAATCACATCGCCGCAACTTGCTCTCTTATTAGATTCAGCTGTACTAAAATCGATAGAACTTTAAATGACGCGTGTAAAAGATCTATAGAAGCGCACAACGAACtcataagaaaaaatagataTGTAATGGAACGTTTAATTAGCGCGACATGCTTTATTGCGTTGCAAGAATTGCCGTTTAGAAGACAGGACGAATCGACAGGATCGGATAATAAAGGAAACTGTGTCGAACTGTTACATTGGATTGCCGAAACAGATCCTCAACTGCACCATTATTTACAGACATGGACGGGGTTTTCTGGTATTTTAAACGATATGGAAAACGATATCGTTCATTGTATTTCAAGttttatgttagaaaaaattaaaaacgaagtaGCAAATGTTTCTTTTGTCTCTGTTATTATAGACGAGAATACAGATGTTTCTGAAAAGTCGCAGCTGTCAACTGTTTTACGCTATGTCAGTCTCGATGGAGATATTCACGAAAGATTTTTGGGTTTTATAGATATTACCGAGGATAAAACAACAGATCGTTTATCTCATGTTTTTTTCCAGTGTATGGATGAATTCGAATGcggaaaaaaattagtttctgtaACTTACGATGGAAGTCCGATCTTATCCGAGGATAATGGACTgcacaatcaaataaaattaagatttgatTGTACATTGTTTGTTCATTATTACGGTTATAGATTAAATTTGGTATTGGAGAAGTCTCTCAGTAACTTAAaagactgtaaaatattttttctaacggTTAATGGTTTTTCTGGATTTTTCTCGAAATCGACCAAGAGAAGTCAAGTTCTAGACCGCGAAGTAAAGCGACACATTTTAGATACGTGTGGGAATTGTAACAGCGGAATGATTGAAATCATTTCTCGCTGTAGAGATGACCTTATAAAATTGTTGCAGTCAATGATGAACAGCGTTGAAGATTGGGACGGTGAAACTAGAATTTCTGCGCGAGCGTATTACTTAACGCTTTTAGATCccgatttcgttttttttatagagatatttattatcatatttccGAAAGTCGATTTGCTGTTCGGTACTATAAAAAGGAAGCTGTCTGATGTGTGGtactgtagaaaaaatataactaaatttataagCGAACTGGTAGAATTTCGTGATAAGTTTGAAGAGATTTGGTTCAAAGTTGAAAAACAAGACGAGCCCCccgttaaaatagtaaaaattgatCAAGATGAAGACCGAAAGGATTCCCGCCGACGGTTATTCTatgaaattattgatattttgatCGTACAAATTACTAACCTGTTTTCAGATATTGAAGAGTTGCAATTCTTTTCTTTGCTCGATGGGGACAAGTTCAGCGATTACGACAAAAATTTTCCTGAACAGCCATTTCAAGTTTTGACTAAGAG GCTATAA